One genomic segment of Nilaparvata lugens isolate BPH chromosome Y, ASM1435652v1, whole genome shotgun sequence includes these proteins:
- the LOC120355280 gene encoding uncharacterized protein LOC120355280 has translation MDVVLGLAGDVGWSLSAFCGVRCDFSLDILGGCPYPVRERAYGEQLSSGFLSERQYERWGFLFLGRRRPYALPMFRPPALGRPMDLPLECNSPPPASKINHPVHWDGNRRMRWQMRMAANNRVRCPQCPTDLD, from the exons atggatgtcgtcctcggcctggcgggtgatgtcggctggtccctctcggcgttctgcggggtgcggtgcgacttcagtcttgacattctcg GAGGGTGTCCGTATCCAGTGCGGGAGCGGGCGTATGGCGAACAGTTATCTTCTGGTTTTTTATCCGAGCGACAGTACGAGAGATGGGGGTTCCTGTTTCTGGGGCGTCgtcgtccgtatgctctcccgatgtttcgtcctccggctcttgggcGGCCGATGGATCTTCCACTAGAATGCAActctcctccacctgcgtcgaagataaatcatccagtacattgggatggaaatcggcggatgcggtggcagatgcggatggcggcgaacaatcgggtgagatgtcctcagtgtccgacagacttggattga